The stretch of DNA TCAGTACAACTACACACGACCAGGCAAAATGCTAAGCCTCTCGATCAAGCAAAGGGGCGCACCCACGtacgcacacccgcacacacggCTGCCTTGCACAGCGGCGGCTCTTTTGTCTCCCTTACCTTTTGCGTCTTAGCGTGTGGCCGCACGCATGGAGCGGTTGATGGGGCGCAGCACGAGTTTGATGACCAGCAAAGCCACAACGAAAACGACGAGCATCAGTACGCACACCTGAACCTCAATTAAGCGACGCTTGGCCTTGGGGAGCAGCTGGAACTGCAGCCGCTGACGATCTGTCTGACTGCTGTGCGCTTTGAGATAATAAGGTGAGTCCGGGTCCTTTAAGATTTCGTGGGCCCGGAAAACACGGTCTACCATCTTGGCATCAGGGTATTTCCCGTTAGGGCCGTACAGGGCCTTCGCCTTCTCAAAGGCAGCATCTATGTCCTCCACCGTGCTGTCTGACGGCAGGTCGAGCACCTCTAGCGGATCGAACTGCATGAGGAAGGCCTCCTGTGCACGCTTGCCCGGCATCTGCGCATACTGAGTGCGACGTTGTTCACCCAGAGAAGAGACAACAACACCGGCGGTATGAACTGCGCCGGTGGACGTTAAAAGCTGCACCTGGTGGCGAGAAAATACGGTGCGGAGTGCTGTTTCGCGAAGAAGGGGTCGCACGCTCGCCAGTTCGGGACCTCGACGCAACAGCACTGCACACGGGCGCATCTTGCACTCGGTTCCGCTTTGCCGGGCGTAc from Leishmania panamensis strain MHOM/PA/94/PSC-1 chromosome 25 sequence encodes:
- a CDS encoding hypothetical protein (TriTrypDB/GeneDB-style sysID: LpmP.25.0570), with the translated sequence MRPCAVLLRRGPELASVRPLLRETALRTVFSRHQVQLLTSTGAVHTAGVVVSSLGEQRRTQYAQMPGKRAQEAFLMQFDPLEVLDLPSDSTVEDIDAAFEKAKALYGPNGKYPDAKMVDRVFRAHEILKDPDSPYYLKAHSSQTDRQRLQFQLLPKAKRRLIEVQVCVLMLVVFVVALLVIKLVLRPINRSMRAATR